The Aneurinibacillus migulanus genome contains the following window.
ATCTCTTTGCATTTTTCTTCCCAGAAATCAGCACCATTTATTCCTGCTTTGCCCGGATCGAAAATCGGATTTCTTCCTGCTTTTTTCTGGATTTCATAATCCTTTAGTACTTTTAAGACCGGCTTTGTCAGTAGTAAAATCGCAATAAGATTAAGCCAAGCCATACTTCCTATACCTAAATCCCCTAAAGCCCATAAGAAAGACGCTGATTCAACACTACCAATATAAACCATTACTAAAAATCCAACTTTCAGAACTATTTTCAGCCACTGGAACTTTAGTTTTTGATTAAGGTAGACAAGGGTGGTTTCAGCAATATAGTAATAGGCTAACAAGGTAGTAAACGCAAAAAAGAAGATGGCGATGGAAACGAATATCGGACCAAAGCCTGGTAAAACGGTTTCGACTGCTTGCTGGGTATAGATAGGTCCCGGTTCAATATTGCCCATTGTTTCAACGATGGGTTCTTTTCCTTCTGGGATAACGCTATACATGCCAGTTACAAGAATCATGAGAGCTGTCGCCGTACATACAACAATCGTATCGATATAGACAGAAAAGGCTTGGACTAATCCTTGCTTAGCAGGATGAGAAACCTCAGCCGCTGCAGAACTGTATGTTCCTTCCCCCACGCCAGCAACATTAGAAAAGACCGCTCTCTTGACTCCCCAAGCAATAGCTGCACCGATAATGCCCCCAAAAGCCTGGTTTGTACCGAATGCGCTCGAGAAGATAAGGGAAAACATATCAGGGACTTTGGAGATATGAACCAATAAAACGATGAATGTAACTACTACATATCCTATTGCCATAAAAGGAACAATAGTTTGGGAAGCATTAGCGATTCGTTTTACCCCACCGAAAATGATTGCTGCAAGTAAGGCAACCAATAGAACACCAGTGATGCTTTTATTTAAACCAGTTACACTTTCAAATCCAACTGCAATATTACTTGACTGTATCCCAGGCAATAAAACCCCATAGGAAAGTGTGACAACAATGGCTACCATCACAGCGAACCACTTTATTTTTAGACCTTTTTCAATAAAGTAAGGGGTACCTCCTCGATATTCATTTCCTACCTTGCTTTTATATAATTGGGCAAGAGTAGATTCCACAAAGGCGCTAGCTCCTCCTAATATCGCCATTACCCACATCCAGAAAACCGCCCCTGGGCCTCCGAAGGCAATGGCTGTAGCCACACCGGCAATATTACCAATCCCCACACGTCCTGATAGAGCTAAACAAAAAGCTTGAAAAGATGAGATTCCTGTATCTGAGCTTTTGCCTTCGAACAATAATTTAATCATTTCTTTAAAATACCGTATTTGTAGAAAGCGAGTGGCAATCGAGAAAAAGACTCCTGCTCCCAGTGCAAAGATAACCAACCCGATACTCCATACCTGTCCAACTAACCATTCTACTAGTTTTTCCATCTAATCCCTCCTTAATATAACGCTTGATTTTACAGAAAAATATTAATCGTTTTAAATTTCAGATAAATAAAAGGGTAAGGGGATTAAATAACTGGACAGTTCCATAATTACTAAGAGCTGTCCAGTAGTCCTTAATCTACTAAACCCTTTTCTTCAAAGGAGTAATTAGGTAGCTACCTCAGTTCAGCAGTTATGACATACCTTACTTTATTTCAAGTTTACCCAAACGCTTTTCACTTCTGTGTAGTTGTCGAGTGCATAAGAACCCATTTCACGTCCGATGCCTGATTGTTTATAACCTCCGAATGGAGCTGCAGCGTCCTCTAGGTTGTAATCATTAATCCAGACAGTGCCTGCTTTTAAGCTATTCGCTACTTTATGTGCGATTTTAATATTTTCTGTCCATACACCTGCAGCAAGTCCAAACGGTGTATTATTTGCTCTTTCAATGACTTCTTCAACCGTATCGAACGGCAGGACTGCGACCACTGGGCCAAATATTTCTTCTTTCGCGATTGTCATGTCATCTGTGACATCAGCAAAAATTGTTGGCTGAACGAAGTATCCCTTTTCAAATGCTTTCCCGCCACCAGCTACAACTCTTGCTCCTTCGGCCTTTCCTTTTTCAATATAATTTAGCACGCGTTCTTGTTGTTGTTTGGAAACAAGCGGCCCCATTTCAGTACCTTTTTCCATTCCTGCACCGAGCCTTACATTGTTTGCCAACTTGGCTAGTTCTTCTACCACTTTATCGTAGTGCTTTCTATGGACGAACACACGGGAGCCTGCACTGCAGTTTTGGCCATGGTTGTACATAATACCATTAAAAGCACCAGTGATCGCGTCTGATAAATCCGCATCTTCTAAAATAATGTTTGGTGATTTTCCACCAAGCTCTAATGTCACATGCTTAATTGTCTCAGCTGCTTGACGCATAATATACTTACCAGTGGCTGTGGAACCTGTAAAGGCTACTTTTTCAATATCGTGATGATTTACGATCGCCGCTCCTGCCGTTTGACCAAACCCAGGGACGAAGTTCACGACGCCGTCCGGAAAACCGGCTTCTTTAAAAAGATGAGCCGTATATAACAGAGATAACGGAGTTTGCTCAGCAGGTTTTAATACGATAGTACAACCTGTTGCAAGAGCTGCACCCATTTTCCACGCAGACATGACTAACGGATAGTTCCATGGAATAATTTGACCGACAACACCAATCGGTTCATGACGTGTATAGTTTAAATAGTTTTTTGAAATCGGAGTTGTCTGACCAAGGATTTTCGTTGCCCAGCCAGCATAGTAGCGGTAGTGTTCCACCGTTGCAGGAATATCGTCTTCTAGCGCTACTTGATAAGGCTTACCATTATCCAATGCTTCTAATTGGGCTAGCTCTTCCTTATGCTCATCAATCAAATCAGCCAGTTTGTAAATTAAGTATGCTCTTTCAGCCGCACTGAGGTCAGGCCATGGTCCTTTTTCGAATGCCCGCCGAGCGGCTTTCACCGCTAAATCAATATCTTCTTCCTGTGCCTCACTTACTGAAGCAAGAATCTCCTCTGTTGACGGATTATACGTTTCAAACATTTTACCGCTTACAGATGGCACAAATTTCCCGTCGATAAAAAGTTCGATATTTCCTTCTAAAAAAGCCTTTACCTTTGGTTTTAATTCTACTTTTGTTGTTAACATGTTCCGTTCCCCCCTACATTCTTTTGCTCGTACAACATGAATTTTTATACATGAGTAGCGGCCGTTAAATTTGATAAAATATCCTTAAGCTTTTGATCTTCTTCAGGCGTCAGTCCCAAACGAGGATAACGAGAAGGACCTCCTGCCTGTCCGTTCAGTTCCATTGCACGCTTGACAATTTGTACATATTTTCCTGATCCTTCAAGGAATGCACAAAGCGGTAAAATGCTGTCATTAATCGCCCAAGCTTCTTTTAGCTCGCCTTTTTGGACATGGTCAAACATTTGCGTAACAAGCTTTGGCACAATATTACCTGCGACGGAAATCCAACCTGTTGCTCCGACTAAATAAGACTCCATAACCAATTCTTCTGAGCCGCAGAAAATTTCAATATCTCCTTTGCCATGTCTGACAAGGTCTCTTGCTTTACGGATATCTCCGCTTGATTCCTTAATATGAGTGACTCTTTCACATTCTTTTCCGATCTGCAGCATAAGCTCAGTACTCATGTCGACACCGGATGTAAAAGGATTATTGTACAACATAATAGGTAAATTCACTGCATTTGATATTTCTTTAAAGTGAAAGTAAATTTCCTCCTCCTTTGGCTTGCAATAATAAGAGTTAATAATCAGGGCGCAATCTGCACTGTATGCTTCCGCCTGCTTCGTGTACTCAATCGTTTCCTTTGTTGTTTCAGCAGCTGTTCCTACGATAACAGGAAGGCGGCCGTTCACTTCTTTTAATACAGTTTCAACCATTCGAAATTTTTCTTCTTTTGATAAACTCACAAATTCCCCGGTGCTTCCATTGATTACAATACCTGCGACTCCTTGATCCAAGAAGTAGTTCACATTATTTTTTACTCCGCCCCAATCAATCTCCTGTGCCTCGTTCATCGGTGTAATTAATACTGGATAAGCTCCTTTAATTGTTGTCATTTTTATTTCCTCCTCAATGTTTTTTAATTTTTTAGACATTTATGTCAATAAAAATCCAGCAGGAAAAGGATCTGTCGGATCTAGCACAAGATTCTGCATTCCTGTAATGAAACCGCGGCTTGCCAAAGTGAACGTATAGCCGCTCTCTGTTTGCTTGGCTGCTTGTACTGTCAAAGAGCTGTCAAAAATACTTTTATTTACGAATGGGGCTTTCATGTACAATCCATCTTTGGAAAGTAAATGTGTATAACATGCCATTGTTGATCCGAAGCCAGGAGAACGAACAATGTATCGATCCTCATGGAAAGTGATTGTTTTAATTTGCCGCTCTTCCAGGTGAGAATCATCCATTAGAATAGCCCCTTTTATAGGCATTTTTGACCTAAGGGCCTGAAGCACTGTTTTTCCCCAGCTCCTTAATTCAGAAAGTTCTTCAACACAAATCTCTACAAAATCATCCCGTTTCTCAAACACCGCATATAATTGATCAGCTTGTACGAGAGAGAACTGTGTATGTAAGTGAAGATAGGACAAGGGAATATTTGTTTGGATTACTTGACAAGGCTCACTTTCTACCGATACGGAAACCACCTCATCCTTCTCCATAATAGCGGTAGCTGAAATCACACCACTGACCGTTTCGATTTTATATTCATTTGACGCTCTTGGCTGCAAATGACCACACTCTAGTAAAGCTGTAATCACAGCAACAATACCGCCATAGTGAAGAAGCGCGGTTCCTTCATGATTGAAAAATAATACGGCAATATCTGCTTCTCGATTAATCGGCGAAACAACAAGACAGCCGTTTAAGCCTGCGAATCCGCGCGGTTCTTTCAATAAAAGACTGATCTCTTCTGCAAACACATGCCGAAGTTGCTTATTTAACTGTTCTAAGCTCTCATAATGAATGAATGGTACGTCTTTAATAATACGGAACGCCTCACCAGCTACGTGTACATCCGTTGTTGAATATACTTTTTGAATCTTCATTTCACGCCCTCCGTTTCATGTTCCATCGGAGGAATAAGCAGAAACCCTTCTTTAAGCGGATCCTCTTCATGGTAGAAGAACCGGTGCATACCCATCAGCCAAGCTGATCCTGTAATTTTGGTCACTACAGCCTCGACGCCTTCCACATCTGTTGTTTCCAGTATGTGTCCTCTAAATAGAGAACCGACAATGCTTTCATGAACAAATTCTTCGCCAATTGAAATTTCTCGACTTGCATACAGCACAGCTAATTTAGCAGAAGTGCCAGTTCCACATGGAGAACGATCAATTCCCCCCGGAGGAACAATAACTGTGTTTTTTACATCTGCTTCCTCATGGGTTGGTTCGGTAAAAAACTCAACATGAGTTAACCCTTGAATAAATGGATATTGCGGGTGAACGATTTCAGTTTTTTCATTAATGGTGTTTCTGATATTGATCGCTGTTTCAATTATGTTAGAAGCATTCCATGGAGCTAAATCCAATCCAATCGATTTAGCGTCAATGATTGCGTAAAAATTGCCACCATACGCAATATCAGCATCTACACGCCCAATTTCCTCAACATCAACGGAAACACGTTTTAAAAGAAACGCGGGGATATTGCAGAAGGATACTTCTTTTGCTTTTCCATTTTCTATAGAAATATCTACTTCGACGAGCCCGGCAGGCGTATCCAACTTTAATGAAGTAATCGGCTCCTGAATGGGGATCAATCCCGATTCAACTAGAGCAGTACACACACCGATGGTGTCATGTCCGCACATTGGCAAATATCCACCTGTCTCTATGTAAATCACGCCAATATCCGCTTCCGGATGGCACGGCTCCGTTAACAAAGCACCGGACATGACATCATGGCCACGCGGCTCGTTCATTAAAAGCTTGCGTATCCAATCATACTTCTTTTTCATATAGAGCATTTTTTCTGACATGGTTTCTCCAATCAGTTTCGGGAGACCACTAATTAACGTCCTTGTAGGATTCCCGCCTGTATGTGTATCGATAGTTGTAAATATCTTGTGTACCTTCATCTGCTTAACACCCTTTCTTTAAAACGGTTAAAGCTAAGCGGTTCAACGGGAATAGACGTTTCTTTTTCATTGATTAGTTCTTCTATTATTTTTCCTGTCACTGCTGCAAGGCTAATTCCGTCACCTTCGTGACCAGCCGCAATATAATAGTTTGGAACTTTGTCCACCCGTGAAACAATTGGCAAATGGTCTTCCGTCCATGGCCGCAGCCCTGCATATGAACGAATCACCATCATATCTGCCATTCGTGGATAAAAGCGGATGGCTCGGTTAGCAATACATTGAATGACATCATTGTTTACTTTCATATTAAATCCAACGAATTCCCTGCTGCTCCCGATTAAAAAGTTTTGACTTTCCGTTGGTTCAAAGACAAGAGCTACTCCATATTTTTCAGTTAGCGGATCGATGCGACGCTTTCCACCAAATTTGGAAATTAAGTAACCAAACTCCATGACTTTTCGAGAACCCACATGCTGCTGCCGTGATGCAACAATAATGTGTCCTTTTCTTGGTTTAATCGGTATGGAAAGATTGAGCATCTTTCCTATTTGAGGCGCCCATACCCCAGCTGCATTGACAACATGATCTGCTGTAAAAGCTCCGTTTGTCGTTTCTATCGTAAATGAGCCACTTTTTTCTTTTTTCATTTGTTTTACTTCGGTATGTTTCAAGGCTGTAGCTCCTAGCTTTTTTGCTTCCTCAAGAAGTGCAAAGGCTAGGAGATAAGGGTTGACTGTAGAATCAGTGGCACACTCTAAACCGCCCAATAAGTCATCTGCAAAAAAGGGAGACTCTTGCCGGATATCCTGCCGGTCAAGCATACGGAATGGTAAACCAGCAGCTTTTTGGCGATCCACCCACTTCTGTGCCGCCTCCATTTCCTCGTCTGACTCACACACGAGGATGCTTCCTGGGGCACGATATTCAAAGGAATGTTCCAGATTTCTGCTTAATTCTTCTACTAGATTTTGACTAACCAACGACATTTGACTATCAAAACCTGGGTCTTTATCAATCGCCAAAATATTGCCGTCACATCGCGAAGACGTACCGCTGACAAATTCTCCTTTTTCAATTATCGTTACGTCTCTTCCATATTTAGAAGCATAATAAGCAATCGAACAGCCAATAATTCCCCCACCAATAACTAAAACATCGCAGTGTTTCACATGACATCCCTCCTCTCAATAAAGTGGCTTCAACGTTTAACAACGCAATTAGTGTGCCAACTAAGATAAAGCGTTTACAACACCGATTGTAAAAATATTTTAAATATTATATAAGTAGGTGTATAATTTTTTTTACAGTGTTAATGATTTTTTACAGTTTGGGAGGGTATCAAGGTGTTTTCATTACCATCGGTGAAAGAAATAATAAAACGTCTTCTACTAGATACATCGTTCGATAGGTATCACGTTAAAGAGAAAAACGGTGAATTTTATTATCGGCCAACAGCAAACACACCTGAGCTTCCATGCAAGGCCATATATGAGGCTGATTCATTCTTCACTTTGATTCAGGCGTTTAATCATCACTCTATAGCTGTTATTCTTGATGCGAATAAAAATCCTGTAGGCTATATAACAGCCGCACAAATGCTCGGTTTTCTTCATAACTCTTATAATCAGTTAAAGGCATTTTATGAAACCGTCACTCAAACGACGGATGCCTCAATCACAGTCATTGATGAGAACGAGCGTGTTCGTACATGGACAGAAGGAGCAGAAAAAATTTTCTCAGTCAACCATCAAGATATCATCGGCCAACCGATTACCGATTTTTTTGATCATAAAAAACTAGAAATCTTGCAATCACTACATGAAGGGAAAAGCATTGTAAGCCAGCACCATCAGCCGCGGTCCGATTTGTTTGTTTTAATTAACTCTAACCCCGTGTATTTTAATGGTCAGATTATCGGTGCAGTCGTTTCAGAAACGGATATCACGAATCAAGTCGTGCTTAATGAAAAATTATTTAACATGTCCAATGAAGTACACCGGTTAGAGCAAGAAGTAGCGAAGTATAAGGACGCATCTGATCCCTTTAATTCCATTAAAGGGAAAAGTGATGCCCTACAAAGAACAGTGCATTTAGCTAGAAAGGTGTGTTCTGTTAAATCAACGGTTCTCATACTAGGCGAAAGCGGTGTCGGAAAAGAAGTATTTGCTAAAGCTATTCATGAGGTGAGTGAAGAACCAAACGCACCTTTTATTTCAATTAACTGCGGTGCGATCCCGGCATCTTTATTTGAAAGTGAATTATTCGGGTATGAGCGGGGCGCCTTCTCCGGTGCTGATAATAAAGGAAAAAAGGGGAAAATAGAACTGGCAAAAGGAGGTACATTATTTCTAGATGAAGTAGGGGAAATGCCGCTCGAAATGCAGGTAAAACTTCTACGTGTGCTGCAGGAACGGAAGTATTATCGTGTCGGTGGCGAAAAAGAAATCGATATCGATTTTCGTATCATCGCTGCCACCAATCGCGATTTACAAGAATTAATGAAAGAAGGAAAGTTTCGTGAAGATTTATATTACCGCCTGAATGTAGTCAGTCTGCACATCCCTCCTTTAAGAGAACGAAAAGAGGATATTATTGAATTAACCCATTATTTTTTAAATGATTTTTCATTGAGCTATCAGCGGCCGATTCATGAATTCCCTCCAGAAGTAATACATGAACTGCTTCGTTATGATTGGCCTGGCAATATTCGCGAACTTCGCAACGTCGTTGAACGACTTATTGTATTCACGACAGATGGCGTAATAAAAAGAGATTACTTACCTTTTAGTACAAACGGCATCAGCTTTGAAAACACTCCAAAGATTGCATCGAATGTACGTAAAGAAAGTGACGTCACTATTTTGCCACTGCGAGAAGAAATGGATCAACACGAGAAAAAAGTAATTGAGAAAGCGTTAAAGATTTTGGATGGAAATAAATTAGAATGCGCTAAACAACTCGGTATCACAAGAGCCACTTTATATAATCGATTAAAGCGACTTGGCTTGCATTAATCTGCTCTCTCCTCTCTCTAAGTTGGCTTGTTTTTTGCATAGTATCTTCACAAAAGAAAATGGAGGCGAAATTCAGATGGCTAACAAAGAGAGCATTATTATTTGCCGTTGTGAGGAGGTTACTTACGGACAGCTTCAGTCAACAGCAGCTGAACATAAATGTACAGCGAGGGAATTAAAATTAAGAACGAGGGCAGGCATGGGCTTTTGTGGAGGCCGTACGTGCAGACCAACAGTAGACAGGATTATCGAGAGTATCATTCCTAATGTATCACCTGGTGAAATTCCGTTAAAATACCAGCCCCCAATTCGGCCGGTGACATTTGGAACAGTAGGTGAGAATCGATGACTAGAATAATGAATCATCCGGTGTTAGGAAATGTAGATGATAGAGAACGTATCCCCTTTCAATTTGATGGAAATACGTATGAAGCGTATGAACATGAAACGATTGCTGCTGCTCTTTTAGCAAATGGGATACGAAAACTGCGTGTTCACGAAGATAGCGGGACGCCTAGGGGAATTTATTGCAACATTGGCCACTGCTTAGAGTGCCGTGTAACTGTTAATAATCAAACAAACGTAAGAGCCTGCTTAACGATCGTAGAAAAAGATATGATCATTGAAAGTGGCAAACAGCATCCGAATCTTGTAAGAAGGATGGTGGAACAGCGATGATTGATGTTATTGTGATCGGAGCAGGTCCAGCAGGATTAGCAGGAGCCATTGCCTGTGCGGACTTTGGACTTAAAGTGACTGTTATTGATGAATTTATCAAGCCAG
Protein-coding sequences here:
- a CDS encoding alanine/glycine:cation symporter family protein, whose amino-acid sequence is MEKLVEWLVGQVWSIGLVIFALGAGVFFSIATRFLQIRYFKEMIKLLFEGKSSDTGISSFQAFCLALSGRVGIGNIAGVATAIAFGGPGAVFWMWVMAILGGASAFVESTLAQLYKSKVGNEYRGGTPYFIEKGLKIKWFAVMVAIVVTLSYGVLLPGIQSSNIAVGFESVTGLNKSITGVLLVALLAAIIFGGVKRIANASQTIVPFMAIGYVVVTFIVLLVHISKVPDMFSLIFSSAFGTNQAFGGIIGAAIAWGVKRAVFSNVAGVGEGTYSSAAAEVSHPAKQGLVQAFSVYIDTIVVCTATALMILVTGMYSVIPEGKEPIVETMGNIEPGPIYTQQAVETVLPGFGPIFVSIAIFFFAFTTLLAYYYIAETTLVYLNQKLKFQWLKIVLKVGFLVMVYIGSVESASFLWALGDLGIGSMAWLNLIAILLLTKPVLKVLKDYEIQKKAGRNPIFDPGKAGINGADFWEEKCKEMENDASNKVQNFNQRIL
- a CDS encoding aldehyde dehydrogenase family protein, with the protein product MLTTKVELKPKVKAFLEGNIELFIDGKFVPSVSGKMFETYNPSTEEILASVSEAQEEDIDLAVKAARRAFEKGPWPDLSAAERAYLIYKLADLIDEHKEELAQLEALDNGKPYQVALEDDIPATVEHYRYYAGWATKILGQTTPISKNYLNYTRHEPIGVVGQIIPWNYPLVMSAWKMGAALATGCTIVLKPAEQTPLSLLYTAHLFKEAGFPDGVVNFVPGFGQTAGAAIVNHHDIEKVAFTGSTATGKYIMRQAAETIKHVTLELGGKSPNIILEDADLSDAITGAFNGIMYNHGQNCSAGSRVFVHRKHYDKVVEELAKLANNVRLGAGMEKGTEMGPLVSKQQQERVLNYIEKGKAEGARVVAGGGKAFEKGYFVQPTIFADVTDDMTIAKEEIFGPVVAVLPFDTVEEVIERANNTPFGLAAGVWTENIKIAHKVANSLKAGTVWINDYNLEDAAAPFGGYKQSGIGREMGSYALDNYTEVKSVWVNLK
- the dapA gene encoding 4-hydroxy-tetrahydrodipicolinate synthase gives rise to the protein MTTIKGAYPVLITPMNEAQEIDWGGVKNNVNYFLDQGVAGIVINGSTGEFVSLSKEEKFRMVETVLKEVNGRLPVIVGTAAETTKETIEYTKQAEAYSADCALIINSYYCKPKEEEIYFHFKEISNAVNLPIMLYNNPFTSGVDMSTELMLQIGKECERVTHIKESSGDIRKARDLVRHGKGDIEIFCGSEELVMESYLVGATGWISVAGNIVPKLVTQMFDHVQKGELKEAWAINDSILPLCAFLEGSGKYVQIVKRAMELNGQAGGPSRYPRLGLTPEEDQKLKDILSNLTAATHV
- a CDS encoding proline racemase family protein; its protein translation is MKIQKVYSTTDVHVAGEAFRIIKDVPFIHYESLEQLNKQLRHVFAEEISLLLKEPRGFAGLNGCLVVSPINREADIAVLFFNHEGTALLHYGGIVAVITALLECGHLQPRASNEYKIETVSGVISATAIMEKDEVVSVSVESEPCQVIQTNIPLSYLHLHTQFSLVQADQLYAVFEKRDDFVEICVEELSELRSWGKTVLQALRSKMPIKGAILMDDSHLEERQIKTITFHEDRYIVRSPGFGSTMACYTHLLSKDGLYMKAPFVNKSIFDSSLTVQAAKQTESGYTFTLASRGFITGMQNLVLDPTDPFPAGFLLT
- a CDS encoding proline racemase family protein gives rise to the protein MKVHKIFTTIDTHTGGNPTRTLISGLPKLIGETMSEKMLYMKKKYDWIRKLLMNEPRGHDVMSGALLTEPCHPEADIGVIYIETGGYLPMCGHDTIGVCTALVESGLIPIQEPITSLKLDTPAGLVEVDISIENGKAKEVSFCNIPAFLLKRVSVDVEEIGRVDADIAYGGNFYAIIDAKSIGLDLAPWNASNIIETAINIRNTINEKTEIVHPQYPFIQGLTHVEFFTEPTHEEADVKNTVIVPPGGIDRSPCGTGTSAKLAVLYASREISIGEEFVHESIVGSLFRGHILETTDVEGVEAVVTKITGSAWLMGMHRFFYHEEDPLKEGFLLIPPMEHETEGVK
- a CDS encoding NAD(P)/FAD-dependent oxidoreductase — protein: MKHCDVLVIGGGIIGCSIAYYASKYGRDVTIIEKGEFVSGTSSRCDGNILAIDKDPGFDSQMSLVSQNLVEELSRNLEHSFEYRAPGSILVCESDEEMEAAQKWVDRQKAAGLPFRMLDRQDIRQESPFFADDLLGGLECATDSTVNPYLLAFALLEEAKKLGATALKHTEVKQMKKEKSGSFTIETTNGAFTADHVVNAAGVWAPQIGKMLNLSIPIKPRKGHIIVASRQQHVGSRKVMEFGYLISKFGGKRRIDPLTEKYGVALVFEPTESQNFLIGSSREFVGFNMKVNNDVIQCIANRAIRFYPRMADMMVIRSYAGLRPWTEDHLPIVSRVDKVPNYYIAAGHEGDGISLAAVTGKIIEELINEKETSIPVEPLSFNRFKERVLSR
- a CDS encoding sigma-54 interaction domain-containing protein, coding for MFSLPSVKEIIKRLLLDTSFDRYHVKEKNGEFYYRPTANTPELPCKAIYEADSFFTLIQAFNHHSIAVILDANKNPVGYITAAQMLGFLHNSYNQLKAFYETVTQTTDASITVIDENERVRTWTEGAEKIFSVNHQDIIGQPITDFFDHKKLEILQSLHEGKSIVSQHHQPRSDLFVLINSNPVYFNGQIIGAVVSETDITNQVVLNEKLFNMSNEVHRLEQEVAKYKDASDPFNSIKGKSDALQRTVHLARKVCSVKSTVLILGESGVGKEVFAKAIHEVSEEPNAPFISINCGAIPASLFESELFGYERGAFSGADNKGKKGKIELAKGGTLFLDEVGEMPLEMQVKLLRVLQERKYYRVGGEKEIDIDFRIIAATNRDLQELMKEGKFREDLYYRLNVVSLHIPPLRERKEDIIELTHYFLNDFSLSYQRPIHEFPPEVIHELLRYDWPGNIRELRNVVERLIVFTTDGVIKRDYLPFSTNGISFENTPKIASNVRKESDVTILPLREEMDQHEKKVIEKALKILDGNKLECAKQLGITRATLYNRLKRLGLH
- a CDS encoding (2Fe-2S)-binding protein; this encodes MANKESIIICRCEEVTYGQLQSTAAEHKCTARELKLRTRAGMGFCGGRTCRPTVDRIIESIIPNVSPGEIPLKYQPPIRPVTFGTVGENR
- a CDS encoding (2Fe-2S)-binding protein; the protein is MTRIMNHPVLGNVDDRERIPFQFDGNTYEAYEHETIAAALLANGIRKLRVHEDSGTPRGIYCNIGHCLECRVTVNNQTNVRACLTIVEKDMIIESGKQHPNLVRRMVEQR